In Gossypium raimondii isolate GPD5lz chromosome 12, ASM2569854v1, whole genome shotgun sequence, a single window of DNA contains:
- the LOC105762544 gene encoding ethylene-responsive transcription factor WIN1-like: MNLVQGFSKPELAINHDQACDGQSAVGQIEVQWHQLQSQPTSMASSKWSNEPSFEALWDSQMTLSPLNGLFNISTSITATSTSRGHQRWVAEIDDSLQKVGLWLGTFNTAEEAARAYDETARILHGANADTNFELPQSASNSSVNRVSFDNIQSRDLHPESTIAKLSNKRVRGSGDYMNKKKLKAIKKTCRDNAYKFWHIDAGFWSQAIGCGARPRPRVSPSTSNSHCHSDAASCTPYVPSTVSQQGSSTTQQFPEEVQTLKSNVSNIMTQMAQMNQTLCNIQRMLEPMMQLQQRSQRQFQFVGGGGSHVGAGGGKENSPPQ, from the exons ATGAACCTTGTTCAGGGTTTTAGCAAGCCTGAGCTTGCCATAAATCATGATCAAGCATGTGATGGTCAATCGGCAGTTGGTCAAATAGAGGTTCAATGGCATCAACTCCAAAGTCAACCGACATCTATGGCAAGCTCTAAGTGGTCCAATGAACCGTCATTTGAGGCATTATGGGATTCACAGATGACCCTTTCCCCTCTGAATGGCTTGTTTAATATCTCAACTTCGATCACTGCTACATCAACATCAAGAGGACACCAAAGATGGGTGGCTGAGATTGATGACTCTTTGCAAAAAGTTGGGCTCTGGCTTGGAACTTTTAATACTGCTGAGGAGGCAGCTCGAGCATACGATGAGACTGCTCGGATATTGCATGGAGCTAATGCCGACACCAACTTCGAGCTGCCTCAGTCAGCTTCAAATTCGTCTGTGAATCGTGTCTCGTTTGATAACATtcaa tcacgAGACTTGCACCCTGAATCGACAATCGCGAAACTTTCCAATAAACGTGTTAGGGGTTCTGGTGATTACATGAACAAGAAAAAGCTTAAAGCTATCAAA AAAACTTGTAGGGACAATGCGTACAAGTTTTGGCATATTGACGCTGGGTTTTGGTCTCAAGCTATTGGGTGTGGTGCAAGACCAAGACCACGTGTTTCACCTTCGACCAGCAATTCACACTGCCATTCAGATGCAGCGAGCTGCACTCCTTATGTTCCTAGTACTGTTTCCCAACAGGGGTCGTCGACGACACAACAATTTCCTGAAGAAGTGCAAACATTGAAGTCTAATGTTTCCAACATCATGACGCAGATGGCGCAAATGAATCAGACACTGTGTAACATTCAGCGGATGTTGGAACCCATGATGCAGTTACAACAGCGGTCCCAACGGCAGTTCCAATTTGTTGGTGGCGGAGGCAGTCATGTAGGAGCCGGTGGTGGCAAAGAGAATAGCCCTCCTCAGTGA
- the LOC128035531 gene encoding ethylene-responsive transcription factor ERN1-like produces MASGASTGADKLGGRMKPSSRGHHRFVGVRQRPSGRWVAEIKDSSQKVRLWLGTYDTAEEASRAYDCAARALRGANARTNFELPGPQLASSSSTNRLIFDNLQPFSSEKTCGSDAGGLLVGALPKLLDAALLLTLLSATRTYA; encoded by the exons ATGGCATCAGGAGCTTCCACCGGTGCTGATAAATTGGGCGGTAGAATGAAGCCGTCGTCTAGAGGACACCATAGATTCGTGGGAGTTAGGCAAAGACCATCAGGGAGGTGGGTGGCTGAGATCAAAGACTCTTCGCAAAAAGTCAGGCTTTGGCTTGGAACTTATGATACCGCCGAGGAAGCATCTCGAGCTTACGACTGTGCTGCTCGGGCGTTGCGTGGGGCTAATGCCCGTACCAACTTCGAACTACCTGGTCCTCAGTTGGCTTCTAGCTCGTCTACCAACCGTTTAATCTTTGATAATCTGCAGCCTTTCTCATCTGAGAAAACCTGTGGGAGTGATGCTGGTGGGCTTCTTGTTGGTGCACTTCCCAAGTTGCTTGATGCTG CGTTGCTTCTGACCCTCCTCTCAGCAACAAGAACTTATGCCTAG